Proteins encoded within one genomic window of Mya arenaria isolate MELC-2E11 chromosome 13, ASM2691426v1:
- the LOC128213514 gene encoding uncharacterized protein LOC128213514 — MENPPDFYRIMSLRLSRALSDIGVNRWMVRRRRRTFLMIEASRTINDKLQGLDITCFHFGSQSEGTTTPGLNSDIDTLSYINDTNIMSSWSEWEAGRRNMLMVKEETCSPQHYLLQEIRHDSPEPVIHSSGVFRVVDSKGRVLFVNTLFGIITQLISIRENLLYYSSGPSHSSFKMYDFVFAYWCRSLPQECHAWFKRPRPGHWPTPEVLRDVRKCGCFLVPDGYFDSYYRHVEWRISPSLIERILMFTMKTLQLKCYVVLKILKSHVINPLLDNEGKLTSFHCKTALLFAAERLPSEMWRENRLMECIVYCLKLLLGWTKTGMCPHFIVAGVNLFHGKFTSRQLANLSKILSNIIDTHLVVLAYIQADDLGNRMFSKNIRTVRYSEGLHISTKNSLCRWLSVHAHFNIYKGFQLILSETSDFMSEDMISYFGLYLTTVRTYVHELPFPLRVQYFDYVFRQVLSVFASTAASCCIRNGSVVPRNILCLFESSLDTDVASSRLKLASFLVCHNELERAADVLNDVERRYDDSVQAVCACHRMDPLDTEHHKPLCTTSVVNNDDVLLTNKTALCVRYLRQEAFCAPPILHYEMVRGLGEDINHRNVNERYWMNWAVVDSLPYLYYLQYLTFRDLGQRGRQRQALMNLYNCFRDASRRSQLYHGETYLNLVGHCMEMEGQPERALQGYRISVEGMPRNNAAHWHIYRLNHGYEI; from the coding sequence ATGGAGAACCCGCCCGACTTTTACCGGATAATGTCTCTCCGTCTGTCCAGGGCGTTAAGCGACATTGGCGTCAACAGGTGGATGGTGAGGAGAAGAAGGAGAACTTTTCTCATGATAGAGGCGAGCAGAACGATCAATGATAAACTACAAGGACTTGATATTACCTGTTTCCATTTCGGGAGTCAGTCAGAGGGAACAACTACACCGGGACTAAACTCCGATATTGACACATTATCCTACATAAACGACACCAACATCATGTCATCCTGGTCTGAATGGGAAGCCGGGAGGCGAAACATGCTGATGGTGAAGGAAGAAACGTGCTCTCCACAACATTATCTTCTACAGGAGATTAGACATGACTCACCTGAACCGGTCATACATTCAAGTGGTGTATTCCGTGTAGTTGACAGTAAGGGCCGTGTACtatttgtaaatacattatttggAATTATAACACAACTGATCTCAATAAGAGAAAATTTACTTTACTACTCCAGTGGCCCCTCGCATAgctcttttaaaatgtatgactTTGTGTTTGCGTATTGGTGCAGGTCACTTCCGCAAGAATGCCACGCGTGGTTTAAACGACCGAGGCCCGGCCACTGGCCGACACCGGAAGTGCTGAGAGACGTAAGGAAGTGTGGGTGTTTTCTTGTTCCTGATGGATACTTTGACAGCTATTACAGACATGTTGAATGGAGAATTTCTCCTAGTCTTATTGAGAGAATACTGATGTTTACCATGAAAACATTACAGCTTAAATGTTATGTGGTTCTGAAGATTCTAAAATCACACGTCATCAACCCCCTTTTAGATAATGAAGGAAAACTGACAAGTTTTCACTGCAAAACTGCCCTGCTTTTCGCCGCGGAAAGGTTGCCGTCCGAAATGTGGAGAGAAAATCGCTTGATGGAATGTATTgtgtattgtttgaaattgttgCTTGGTTGGACGAAAACCGGTATGTGCCCTCACTTCATTGTAGCAGGCGTGAATCTTTTTCATGGAAAATTTACAAGTCGGCAGTTAGCAAATCTTTCTAAGATCCTTTCAAATATCATTGACACTCACTTAGTAGTACTCGCGTACATACAAGCAGACGATTTAGGCAACCGGATGTTCAGCAAAAATATCAGAACTGTTCGCTACAGTGAAGGGTTACACATATcgacaaaaaatagtttatgtagGTGGCTAAGTGTACATGCTCACTTCAACATTTATAAGGGTTTCCAGTTAATTCTGTCTGAGACGTCTGATTTCATGTCTGAAGATATGATTTCATATTTCGGCCTATATCTTACAACAGTACGTACATATGTTCATGAGCTGCCGTTTCCATTAAGAGTACAATATTTTGACTATGTTTTTAGACAAGTGTTGAGCGTTTTTGCATCCACTGCTGCATCATGTTGCATACGGAATGGTAGTGTTGTTCCTAGAAATATACTGTGTCTGTTCGAAAGTTCCTTAGATACGGATGTGGCGTCATCAAGACTGAAGTTGGCTTCTTTTCTCGTCTGTCATAATGAGCTTGAAAGAGCAGCGGACGTTCTGAATGATGTTGAACGTAGATATGACGACAGCGTGCAAGCTGTATGTGCATGTCATAGGATGGATCCTTTAGATACAGAACATCACAAACCACTGTGCACTACCAGTGTTGTTAATAACGATGACGtgttattaacaaacaaaacgGCATTATGTGTTCGCTACTTGAGACAGGAGGCGTTCTGTGCACCACCGATATTACACTACGAGATGGTGAGGGGATTAGGCGAGGATATCAATCATAGGAATGTTAATGAGCGTTATTGGATGAACTGGGCCGTTGTGGACTCACTGCCTTACCTCTACTACCTGCAGTATCTGACTTTCCGTGATCTTGGCCAGCGAGGAAGACAACGTCAAGCTTTAATGAACTTATATAACTGCTTCCGTGACGCCAGCCGTCGTTCCCAGCTCTACCACGGTGAGACGTATCTTAACCTGGTTGGGCACTGCATGGAGATGGAGGGCCAACCGGAGAGGGCATTACAAGGGTACAGGATATCCGTCGAAGGGATGCCCAGGAACAACGCGGCGCACTGGCATATTTACAGACTCAATCATGGCTACGAGATTTAG